From a region of the Gemmatimonadota bacterium genome:
- the glmS gene encoding glutamine--fructose-6-phosphate transaminase (isomerizing), which yields MCGIVGYIGPKQATPILVAGLKRLEYRGYDSAGVAVFDGESLETRRAAGKIAKLEGALVADPVTGKVGIAHTRWATHGPPTERNAHPHLSTDESVAVVHNGIIENADVLRKQLIALGHTFRSDTDTETIAHLVQELYEGSLEEAVIGALRKVDGTFGIAVVSSRDPEKIVAARKGSPLLIGIGDGEYFLASDASAILAHTREVVYLDDGDLAVLTPDGYRVMDINASPIRRSVERIEWDLAAIERGGYDHFMLKEIFEQPHTIENTMRGRLILEDGTSKLGGINLSHEQLMNIDQVIITACGTSWHSALIGEMMIEDFARIPCEVEYASEFRYRNPIVTPRTLCIVISQSGETADTLAAMREAKRRGARTLGLVNVVGSTIAREDDGGIYLHAGPEIGVASTKAFTSQVAALALFALKLGRKRTLSVMRGREIAQALADLPKQIQSILDRAAEIELIAEQFKDAHNFLYLGRGYNFPAALEGALKLKEISYIHAEGYPAAEMKHGPIALIDESMPVVFIAPHDAVFEKVVSNIQEVKARHGKTIVITSRDEPALHGLMDYEFRVPETIDMLTPVLASVPLQLLAYYIAVKRGANVDMPRNLAKSVTVE from the coding sequence ATGTGCGGCATCGTCGGCTACATCGGCCCCAAGCAGGCCACTCCCATCCTCGTCGCCGGCCTCAAGCGGCTCGAGTACCGCGGCTATGACTCCGCGGGCGTCGCCGTGTTCGATGGCGAGTCGCTCGAGACGCGCCGCGCGGCGGGGAAGATCGCCAAGCTCGAAGGGGCCCTCGTCGCCGACCCGGTGACGGGCAAGGTCGGCATCGCACATACCCGCTGGGCGACGCATGGGCCGCCGACGGAGCGCAATGCGCATCCGCACCTGAGCACCGACGAATCGGTCGCGGTCGTGCACAACGGCATCATCGAGAACGCCGACGTGCTGCGGAAGCAGCTCATCGCGCTGGGACACACGTTCCGCTCGGACACCGACACCGAGACCATCGCGCATCTGGTGCAGGAGCTCTACGAGGGCTCGCTCGAGGAGGCGGTGATCGGCGCGCTGCGCAAGGTCGACGGCACGTTCGGCATCGCCGTCGTGTCCAGCCGTGACCCCGAGAAGATCGTCGCCGCCCGCAAGGGAAGCCCGCTGCTCATCGGCATCGGGGATGGCGAGTACTTCCTTGCCTCCGACGCCTCGGCCATCCTCGCGCACACCCGCGAGGTCGTGTACCTCGACGATGGCGACCTCGCCGTGCTGACGCCCGACGGCTACCGCGTGATGGACATCAACGCGTCGCCCATCCGGCGCTCGGTGGAGCGGATCGAGTGGGATCTCGCGGCGATCGAGCGCGGCGGGTACGACCACTTCATGCTCAAGGAGATCTTCGAGCAGCCGCACACCATCGAGAACACGATGCGCGGCCGCCTGATCCTCGAGGACGGCACCAGCAAGCTCGGCGGCATCAACCTGTCGCACGAGCAGCTGATGAACATCGACCAGGTGATCATCACGGCCTGCGGCACCAGCTGGCACTCGGCGCTCATCGGCGAGATGATGATCGAGGATTTCGCGCGGATCCCGTGCGAGGTCGAGTACGCCTCGGAGTTCCGCTATCGCAACCCGATCGTCACGCCGCGCACGCTCTGCATCGTGATCTCGCAGTCGGGCGAGACGGCCGACACGCTCGCCGCGATGCGCGAGGCGAAGCGCCGCGGCGCGCGGACGCTCGGGCTCGTGAACGTCGTCGGGTCGACCATCGCCCGTGAGGACGACGGCGGGATCTATCTGCACGCCGGCCCCGAGATCGGCGTCGCCTCGACCAAGGCCTTCACGAGCCAGGTCGCGGCGCTTGCGCTCTTCGCCCTCAAGCTCGGCCGCAAGCGCACGCTCTCGGTGATGCGCGGCCGCGAGATCGCGCAGGCGCTCGCCGACCTGCCCAAGCAGATCCAGAGCATCCTCGACCGGGCCGCCGAGATCGAGCTGATCGCCGAGCAGTTCAAGGACGCGCACAACTTCCTCTACCTCGGTCGCGGGTACAACTTCCCGGCCGCGCTCGAGGGCGCCCTCAAGCTCAAGGAGATCAGCTACATCCACGCCGAGGGGTATCCGGCGGCCGAGATGAAGCATGGGCCGATCGCCCTCATCGACGAATCGATGCCCGTGGTGTTCATCGCCCCGCACGATGCGGTGTTCGAGAAGGTCGTCTCGAACATCCAGGAGGTGAAGGCGCGGCACGGCAAGACGATCGTCATCACGAGCCGCGATGAACCCGCGCTGCACGGACTCATGGACTACGAATTCCGTGTGCCTGAGACGATCGACATGCTGACGCCGGTGCTCGCCAGCGTGCCGCTCCAGCTCCTCGCGTACTACATCGCGGTGAAGCGCGGCGCGAACGTCGACATGCCGCGCAACCTCGCCAAGTCGGTGACGGTGGAGTAA